The region aacacaacatgtgacacGTTCTGCCAGCACTAACACAATATATGACACGTACTGCCAGCACTATCACAACATGTTCACGTACTACTAGCACTAACACAACATTTGACACGAATTGCCAGCACTAACACATTTTATGACAGGTACTGCCTACACTAACACAACATATGACAGGTACTGCCTACACAACATGTGACACGTACAGCCAGTAATAACACAACATATGACACGTACAGTCAACACTGACACAACATATGACACGTACTGCCATcactaacaaaaaatgtgacacgtACTGCCAGCACTAACATAACATTTGACATATGCAGAATACAACACTAAAAGACTGTGCAGGTTGGGAAAGGGTGCTATCTATGTAAGGTGCTACCGTCAAGGAAAACCTTTGATTTGTTGTTACGCTGGGAGATAATTACATGTATTTTTTACTAATAAGTTCTGATCTGTAAAGTTATGTGTGTTGTGGTTGAGAGATCATCGTCCTATATGTTGTCAGTTGTGGTTGAaagatcatcttgaggttatcttgaagttctcttgagataatttcggggcttagcgtccctacggcccggtcctcgaccagacctccttttataacacacaccccaggaagcagcccgtagcagctgtctaagtcccaggtttactgctaggtaacaggggcatcagggtgaaagaaacattttacccatttgtctccgcttccaccggggatcaaacccggtacctcaggactacgaacccgaaTCACTGTCCACTCAGGTGTCAGGCGCCCTAGTCAGTTCATCAAGGTCATATGTTGTGTCTGTTGTTATTGAGAGGTCATATATGGTGTCTGGTGTGGTTGAGAGGtcatggtcatatatggtgtctgttgtggttgagaggacatggtcatgtatggtgtctgttgtggttgagaggacatggtcatatatggtgtctgTTGTGGTTGAAAGGTCATGGTCACATATGGTGTCTGTTGTGGTTGAGAGGtcatggtcatatatggtgtctgGTGTGGTTGAGAGGtcatggtcatatatggtgtctgGTGTGGTTGAAAGGtcatggtcatatatggtgtctgGTGTGGTTGAGAGGacatggtcatatatggtgtctgttgtggttgagaggtcatggtcatatatggtgtctgTTGTGGTTGAGAGGACATATTCATATATGGTGTCTGTTGTGGTTGAGAAGTCATCGTCATAAATGTTGTCTGTTGTCATTGAGAGGacatggtcatatatggtgtctgTTGTGGTTGAAAGGtcatggtcatatatggtgtctgttgtggttgagaggtcatggtcatatatggtgtctgTTGTGGTTGAAAGGtcatggtcatatatggtgtctgttgtggttgagaggtcatggtcatatatggtgtctgTTGTGGTTGAGAGACCACGGTAATATATGGTGTCTCTAGTTGTTTAGAGGCCATGGTCATATATGGTGCCTGTTGTGGTTGAGAGGCCATGGTCACATGATGACTGTTGTGGTTGAGAGGtcatggtcatatatggtgtctgttgtggttgagaggtcatggtcatatatggtgtctgttgtggttgagaggtcatggtcatatatggtgtctgttgtggttgagaggtcatggtcatatatggtgtctgGTGTTGTTGAAAGGTCATGGTCATATATGGGGTTTGCTGTGGTTGAGAGGTCATGGTGAGATATGGTGTCTGTTGTGGTTGAGAGGTCATGGCCATATATGGGGTTTGCTGTGGTTGAGAGGTCATGGTGAAGTATGGTGTCTGTTGTGGTTGAGAGGTCATTTGTGGGATGTAGTGGTTTTGAGGGGTTTAAGGTGGTgtgtcttggggttgaggggtgtcaagtggggtgtggtggggttgagGGGTGTcaagtggggtgtggtggggttgagGGGTGTcaagtggggtgtggtgggtttGAGGGGTGTcaagtggggtgtggtggggttgagGGGTGTCAAATGGTGTGTGTTGGGGTTGAGAGGTGTCAAGTGGGATGTGCTGAGGTTGAAGGGGTATGATATCAAGAGTACCAGGGAGAGACAAGGCTTGCCGAAGTGGAGGAGGCCAGGTGCGTACTGCTGGTTGAGAGAGTGTTGGACAGGAATTTGTCAAGTGCACTACTGAAACAGCTGGTCTAACTAACATGGATAAGTATTTAGCTACTGTCTTATATCCTTTGGGTGACTGTCTGTGGCGTGTGAGGCATCGAGGCTTGCGGCGTATTTCCACACCATTGACGCCCCACATGACGTATGCCTCAGCTTGAGCTCTCTCCACGCTGTCCAAGGAGGAGCACATGTTGGTCTGGGTATACAGACGACGGTCAGGTGGGATGGTACGTCCTCCATGCAGACCTATCCAGGCAGCCATGAGTCCAAGGTCGACCAGGTATACTGCCGGTGCTGCTGCTGAGTGCTGAACATTGTGGGTTTGCGAGGTGAGGCGGTGGTCACTGTCGTCGTACAAGAGAGCATAGATCAGGTCTTCTGTGTCACTCATATCCTCACCTAACCTCGTCACGTCTTCATCTCCTTCATCAAACTAAAAACAAGAAATACATAATAGAAGACAACATAACATGATATGATGTTATGAAAGACCTGTTGGTCAATGCGAGGGAGCTCTTGTTAGCCCCCATGTGAGCCTCTTATTGATCTATCTTAGACCCCTCCTATTTGTCCATATGATGCATTCCTATTGGCCTGCAtgaggcagctcatattggtcCATATGCTGCCCGTATATAGAAGTCATTATTCGCTCATGTGAAGCAACGTCTATTTGTCCATTTTGGCAGCTAATATTGGTCAATTGGAAGCTGCTGTTCATACCCAACAAATTCATTAATACATATATTTAACCTTCGTTTAAGACATGTCAGCGACTCTACGTGTGTTGTGTTACGCTGTCATTTGTTCCAGGAGTGCTCACAAACCTATATTTAACTCTAACTATAAACTTATTAAATGTTAGCCATTGTTTCTTGTTATTTATTTGAAACCTCTAACAATGTTCCCCCTGGTTATACCCTTTCCCTCACTGGACTGCTTCAGTCGCCTCAAGCCTGAATGCTCGCTTTCCACAGAATCTAAATAAAGCTTTCTAAATCTCTCTTCACAAGAAGCATTGTGTttcctgggattaactttgtcatgatCTCCAGTAAACTTTCAAATGAACGCATGTCTATTCTGTTGTATGGTgactaaaactgaactgcataatcacaATGGAGCCAAAAGAAAGAAAACTGAAGTTGAGGAATAACTTGATTTTGTTTCACGTTGGTAATAAAGCCAA is a window of Procambarus clarkii isolate CNS0578487 chromosome 41, FALCON_Pclarkii_2.0, whole genome shotgun sequence DNA encoding:
- the LOC138373083 gene encoding 110 kDa antigen-like produces the protein MTSQPQQTPYMNMSSQPQQTPYMTMTSQPQQTPYMTMSSQPHQTPYMTMTFQPHQTPYMTMTSQPHQTPYMTMTSQPQQTPYVTMTFQPQQTPYMTMSSQPQQTPYMTMSSQPQQTPYMTMTSQPHQTPYMTSQ